The proteins below are encoded in one region of Apium graveolens cultivar Ventura chromosome 4, ASM990537v1, whole genome shotgun sequence:
- the LOC141718464 gene encoding uncharacterized protein LOC141718464, which produces MANCCSKGSNFFGVIQRLYTLFSSSTQHWEILKKFVNGLTLKPLCATRWESHIESVRAVRFQTSKLRDALVHLSNVTQDSMIRCEARSLVENEIESFEFLFSMCIWFNLLNIINAVSKFLQLDDIDIDIALSRLEELINFFNEFRETGYDSCKKEAKELALELDVEPVFPEKRKIRRLVHFDDLGVTAADDDQNLSTEQKFRRYYFLYIVDQGAFQLKEWFKQFQDYKEKFGFLFNLKKHLSGDDEGLKSCCMKLEGFLRHDMRYDIVGAELFNELLVL; this is translated from the coding sequence ATGGCAAACTGTTGTAGCAAGGGGTCTAATTTTTTTGGGGTTATACAAAGATTATACACTTTGTTTTCATCTTCAACACAGCATTGGGAAATTCTCAAGAAATTTGTTAATGGCCTAACATTAAAGCCACTGTGTGCAACAAGATGGGAAAGTCACATCGAAAGCGTGAGAGCAGTAAGATTTCAGACTTCTAAACTAAGAGATGCATTGGTTCATCTTAGTAATGTAACTCAAGACTCTATGATAAGGTGTGAAGCTAGAAGTTTAGTTGAAAATGAAATTGAGAGTTTTGAGTTTCTATTTTCTATGTGCATCTGGTTTAACTTGTTAAATATCATTAATGCAGTTAGTAAGTTCTTACAACTTGACgatattgatattgatattgCATTGTCAAGATTGGAAGAACTTATAAATTTCTTTAATGAGTTTAGAGAAACTGGTTATGACTCTTGTAAGAAGGAGGCAAAAGAGTTAGCTTTGGAGTTGGATGTGGAGCCTGTGTTTCCTGAAAAGCGAAAAATTCGTAGGCTTGTTCATTTTGATGATCTTGGGGTTACTGCAGCTGATGATGATCAGAACTTGAGTACTGAACAAAAATTCAGAAGGTATTATTTCTTGTATATTGTTgatcaaggtgcttttcaactcAAAGAATGGTTTAAACAGTTTCAAGATTATAAGGAAAAATTTGGTTTTTTATTTAACCTGAAGAAGCATTTATCTGGTGATGATGAGGGGTTAAAATCTTGTTGCATGAAGCTTGAGGGATTTCTTAGACATGATATGCGATATGATATTGTTGGCGCGGAGTTGTTTAACGAGTTATTAGTGCTTTGA